From Streptomyces sp. TLI_053, a single genomic window includes:
- a CDS encoding LON peptidase substrate-binding domain-containing protein gives MSAVTERLPLFPLNNVLYPGLVMPLNVFEERYRRLVADLLDGPEDRPRRFGVLAIKDGREVAPVRPDDGPAGPLDGLGTATGDPLEALHHIGCVADVTSVQPQADGRYELLVTGTTRFRLRSVDVGGPYLVGEAEPIEERTGEGSGALAAEVERAFRTYQRRLAGAREASTVGRQELPDDPQVLSYLVAAAAVLEVPLKQRLLASPDNAHRLRAELELLRRESAVLGWLPSLPAVNLTRQSFSPN, from the coding sequence CTGTCCGCCGTGACAGAACGGCTGCCGCTCTTCCCGCTGAACAACGTGCTCTACCCGGGCCTGGTCATGCCCCTGAACGTCTTCGAGGAGCGCTACCGCCGTCTCGTCGCCGATCTGCTCGACGGGCCCGAGGACCGCCCGCGCCGCTTCGGCGTGCTCGCCATCAAGGACGGCCGCGAGGTCGCCCCGGTCCGCCCCGACGACGGACCGGCCGGTCCGCTGGACGGCCTCGGCACCGCCACCGGCGACCCTCTGGAGGCACTGCACCACATCGGCTGCGTCGCGGACGTCACCTCCGTCCAGCCGCAGGCCGACGGCCGCTACGAACTGCTGGTCACCGGCACCACCCGGTTCCGGCTGCGCTCGGTCGACGTCGGCGGCCCGTACCTGGTCGGCGAGGCCGAACCGATCGAGGAGCGCACCGGCGAGGGCTCCGGGGCCCTGGCCGCCGAGGTCGAGCGCGCCTTCCGCACCTACCAGCGGCGGCTCGCCGGGGCCCGGGAGGCCAGCACCGTCGGCCGCCAGGAGCTGCCCGACGACCCGCAGGTGCTGTCCTACCTGGTCGCGGCCGCCGCCGTGCTGGAGGTCCCGCTCAAGCAGCGGCTGCTCGCCAGCCCGGACAACGCCCATCGGCTGCGGGCCGAACTCGAGCTGCTGCGCCGCGAGAGCGCGGTGCTCGGCTGGCTCCCCTCGCTGCCCGCCGTCAATCTGACCCGTCAGTCCTTCAGCCCCAACTGA